Part of the Silurus meridionalis isolate SWU-2019-XX chromosome 29, ASM1480568v1, whole genome shotgun sequence genome, CCATTTCCTGAAGGTTGACGAGAACCAGAACGAGGAAATGGGCAGAGATAGTGACTTCGGATCACCCCAGGTaggcaccaaaaaaaaataatgctatttgtgccaaaaatgtaaaaacagcaGAAGTTGATCAATTCTGTAATTGGACCAAAGCAACAGCTCATGATGCCAGTCATGAGTTTTCCCATGGATATTTGGAAACACAGAGTTCTCAGCAGATTCCAAGAATTTCTGATTCAATCGatgttttgtattcattttggCACAAATGGTATCTTAAATACACCTTCTTAGGATTAATCTGTCGTATTGTTCCTAAATGCTTTGAAAATCATCACTTCTGATTGATGTTTCTCTGATCCAGATGATCCTGACCTCCCCAAGGAGCTCGCTAGCCGACGAAGTTCAGTAAGTAAAGCCATACAATTCATGTCGATTTGATTTTATTGCTCGTTGCAGTAGATATTCTGGGCTTCTTTGGTTCCTGATTGTCTTGATGTATTTTTCAGAATAAAACCCTGTGACTTTGATTACCTGAAGATCATCGGCAAGGGGAGTTTTGGAAAAGTAAGTGGTGTCCGATTTTCTCAGTATTTCCTCGTGATCCGTGTAACGTCTCGACGAACTCGAACTTACCGTAAATCTATATTGTGTAGGTTCTACTGGCGAGACACAAGGAGACTGATCAGTACTATGCTGTGAAGGTGCTCCAGAAAAAGATCATTCTGAAGAAGAAAGAGGTGAGAAAACCGCCAAGAACGAGTATTTCTTAAGTTCttacattttgtattgtttttcctGTGGTAAAATATCATGATATTGAGTAacaccttcttttctttcttcagcAAAAGCATATCATGGCTGAACGCAGCGTTCTGCTGAAGAACCTCAAACACCCGTTTCTGGTGGGGCTTCATTATTCCTTTCAGACCACCGACAAGCTCTACTTTGTGCTGGATTATGTCAATGGAGGCGAGGTAATGATCTGATTTTCTGTAATAGAAATACTCATTTAACATCTGTATATATGGCAGAAGATCAATGCAGCAACATTGAGTCTGGACATGAGACCTTGACCTTTTTGCTATTCTCTAATGTCTTCCTTTAGTTGTTCTACCACCTTCAGCGAGAGAGGATCTTCCTCGAACCCAGAGCTCGTTTCTACGCTGCTGAGATCGCCAGCGCTCTCGGCTACCTCCATTCCCTTCACGTtgtttacaggtgtgtgtgttgtgctccCCCTAGTGGACACAATTCAAACAAATccaccaaccaaccaactaggtaatataatcaataaataatcaaaaatcAATAATCTAATGAGTCAAATAATTCATTCCCTTACAGAGATCTCAAGCCGGAGAACATCCTCCTGGACTCTCAGGGCCACATAGTTCTCACAGATTTTGGCTTGTGTAAGGAGGGACTTGAACCCGACGACACGACCACTACATTCTGTGGAACCCCAGAGGTAAGCACATACCGTCCTGCGCTCTCTTCCGGGTACAGTTTGATAACACGTTTTGAATTCTTGTCGCTGATTTTACGCTTTTACGTACCTGCAGTATTTGGCACCGGAGGTCCTTCAGAAGCAAGCGTATGATCGCACAGTGGATTGGTGGTGCCTGGGGTCCGTCCTTTATGAGATGCTGTACGGATTGGTAAGTCCAAATTCACCACGTTTGAGAGCTAATGAGATATTAAATACACTTCCAATTGTATACTAGAACCCccgtctctgtctttctctccagCCTCCTTTCTATAGTCGCAACACAGCCGAGATGTACAACAACATCCTGCACAAGTCTCTGGTGCTGAAGCCGAACGTGTCCAATGCTGGACGCGAGCTGCTCGAAGGGCTTCTGCAGAAGGACCGCACTAAGAGGCTGGGAGCCAAGGATGACTTCGTAAGTGGTCCCTGGACTTTTTTGCCCTCCTAAGATTAATTCTAATACATACAATTAACCTAATTTACAAACACCTAGACCAGCCTTTAAACTGGTTTAAAGTCCAGACCTAAGCCTAGTCTAGTCTACAGAAATGTTtatgtatgcaaaaaaaaaatccttgtgaTTTTAAAGTACATTGTCATTATGCTCACTTTAGCTGGAACTCAAGAACCACAGCTTCTTCTCACCCATCCACTGGGACGACCTGATGGCCAGGAAGATCACACCTCCTTTTATCCCCTCAGTGGTAAGCCAAAGATATCCAAATACTAAAGATCACTAGCATAGACATACAATACAGCACCTTAAATCATGGCTTCCACAGAGTCTCAAATTTAAAAATCTAAGCTAATAAAATCCTgttaaaaatctatatatatgtatatgtttgcaGACGGGGCCCACTGACTTGCGGCACTTCGACCCCGAGTTCACTCAATTACCAGTCTCGATGTCTGTGTGCAACTCCGACAACCTGCACGTGACGAGCAGCGTCCGAGAGGCGGCCGGCGCTTTCCCCGGCTTCTCGTACGGCCCTCCAGCCGACTTCGCCTTCCAGTAGACTTTTTCCGGTCTTCCCACATTCCAGACCGAATATCCTGCACAAGACGAGCTATACTGTAACCTCAGCACACGAGGGACCAGAGGCACATAAGAGTTCACTGTGGACGGCTGTGATTGCTCATGTGAGGTTTACAGAccttgagagagagagtcacgTCTCTTTAAGAAATGGGCTTCAGCCATGAAAAGAAACGTGTGCCAAGTGTCTGGACGAGGATATTCCTTATTGCGGGGGAGGAGAAGAAGTGCCTGGATGTTTAAATGACTGTACTGGCCAGGCTTTGGATAAAGAGCATGGCACTGATTTAGATgccttttggatttttttcttttttttcttttgcatttgaTCAAAACTTTGCGAAGTCAAGTAAATGGTACTTTATTGCAATATTACACACGAGAAGGAGAAATCTGACAGCGTGAGAGTTTCACAGTGAAAATTTCCCGATCCTGCATTAGTTCCAGGGTTTAGCTGATATTTCTCTCACAGAGTAGCTGATTTGATCTCCATCTCCATAATCTCCTGCCTGTTATTTACTAGATATCTTTAACGTTCTGTCTTACGAGGACTTCCTTTATGCTttagcacaaagccagcacttATATACTGTGATATCTGCTTATGTAAATCGAGTCTTAATACAAAACCATTCAAACAGAAAATtggctttattttaataataataataatgtaaaatataaagtataatggTGACGAGTCCTTCAGACGGATGTGTCATGTAGACCCGTTCAGGGTCGAGCACTGAGAGAACCACGAACCTTTCAACGCACAAACGTTGCCTGTTTTGAATATTTTACGCACGCCGTCATCTGTGTGCATTTCTTTTCATCCCGTTACGCTCCTACAAAACTTTGCTACTGTGCAATGCAATATGGCTTTACACTGAACAGCAGATGGTTAGAAATATTTCTAGACTCCTTCTCCTATTAAAGAGAAACGACAGTAACGTTCGACAGGCCTTTCAtaggttaataaataaaaaggtgcaTTTGTTTTGTACTGCATTTGTTGGACCAATCTTAACTTTCTGTAGAAGCATAACACGAGTTTATTTTCTTCCATATTTGGAAGTTTATCACTTTATTTGATGcatttacatgtatatttattttacatggcatTCTGTACCAAATTGCTGATTTGGAGGTTTTTTAGAATTGTTACactgtaatgtttatttaatgttaaatctATTAAAGAAATGTTTGGTGCTCCAGGTGCTGCATttgtgtcacttttttttttcttttcattcacaCGCATGAACATTAGTCGAGTCTTTATACATAGTTTGTTCAATATATTTTGACATGTCTGCAAATTAAAGATATCTGATCCACCATTTTTCTGATGTTGGTCTGatattaatattgtttattaGATTAGTGccatctattattattattattattattattattattattattattattattgatatccATTGCATTTTGGATAGAGCCTGGATCTACTGCAATCCTCACCAGGATAGAGcagtcttattattattattattattagtagtagtagtagtagtagtgctAATTACTATTTAGTAGGTTAattggttagttagttagtcGATTCGTTATCTCCGTGTTTCTGGGACAGGTTGTGATCTACTGCAATCTTGACCAGCAGTTACTGAGAgttaataaatattgtaatacattaattttttttgcattataacTATGATgctgataatgataataataataatagcattttttttattgttgtttacatatatacatagtATGTctcatacattttattcacaacaaaaaactattgtatatatgtttaaataaatatagtgtattatcaatattcacaacaacaaaaacaaacaacaatactactactactactactactaataataataataatagtaataatagtccctattcttttattattattattattattattattattactattattattattattattattattatatacatggttatatgaatatatagtttatttattatcaatattcacaacaaaataaaaaactaaaatgatattattattattattattattattattaatattattataaatacatagtACATGCTTAGTGTATTAATCGTCAGTATTTAGTATCTATATACATAGTGTATTTATCAGCAATTTTATTTCCAAGTTTGTTCTTTTCATGATTAataattcaaaaataaaactagGTTAAAATATCAAAGCGTTAGTAAGCGGAAGCCGCGCGGTCGTTACTACGCATGCGCATTCTGAACTTCCTGCCAAATAGTTGTCCCTAACAACCCAAGAGCTTCAGTATAGTGTAAGTTTTCAGGCCGGGGAATATTTTAGCGGTTCTTAGCGGAACTCGACTCGACCGACTCAGTACGAtggtaaacatttatttattctccgtgtatatatatttataccgACTTTAATTCTGCGTGTTTACGCATTTTTAAGGTCATGGAGCAACCATTCGGCTAGCTAAGCTAAATCATTCACGTTAGGCTAACAACGTCGCTAGCTTGCTATCGTTGCTAAATTGTTTTAGGTTTAcataaaaaacaccacaaatgcgaaatgtattttgtattataagTTCAAATTTGTACTATTATATAATACTTTTACtgcacaaatgcacacaaacagGTTCTGCTTTGTGCACTGAACGCGTCTTTGCTATCACCGTTAGCTTCAGCTAGTGcgctgattattttatttttctaataataagATACTGTGAGGTCTATTAAAGACTTCAGAACGAATTTAtgttggaaaaaatatataatttctcgGTAATACGTCatctcaaaaaataaaaaataaaaaaaaagcaagtgcTTACAAATGAAAAGTTGAGTCCATAACACAGGGTCGCGTCCTAAACCGGCGTGTGCTCCCTCCGAAGTGAATAACAGAGTGCACGGGAATAATGGCCTCTACGCCCTTTTCTAGTGCACTCCAAGTTGCAGGCGGAGGCGATTGATAGCCGGCTATAAATCTGGCTGGTTGTATGGCAGATGAATTAAGCTTCAGCGCAGACACGCTCGCGTTTGATCTACCATTTTATCTCCTAGATCAAAGGTGGGACCTGCTTCATCCAGACCCACTTTATCTCAGGAACCCATCCTGCAGAGATGGTAAGGGTAATGGCAAGAAATACCCTGGGCGAATTAGTCAGGGAGGAGAGGTGAAGGTGTTCTGTTAGAAGGAAGGATTATAGATGGGATGTGAAACAGCTCTGTGATCAATCAGATGGTGAAGAAGATGAAAGATGCCCCAAacttatttagaattttttaataataaacattagaaatgagtttattagagggacagcgcatgtaggatgttttggagacgaggtgagaGAGGAgcgattgagatagtttggacatgtgcagaggagggacatggggtatatcagtaggagaatgctgaggatggagacaccaggaaggaagaaaaaggaagaccatggaggaggtttatggctgtggtgaaggaagacatgcaggtagttgggttgaaagaggcagatgaagaggagagggggtatggagacggatgatccgctgtggcgactcctaatgggagaaaccgaaagaagaagaaggagatgaCTCATTCACTCTTCTCCAGTTTTTCCTTGCCTGCTTTGTGCTCACAAAATTAAGGTCTTcatatatttatggcatttggcggACCGACTCCAGACTTTGATTTAACTcgttcatacaactaagcagctatagGATTAAGGGCCCTTTCAGGGGCCCatgagtggcagtttggtgtgtcTGAGAAATGAACCTTGAGATCCAATGCCTTGACCACTAAACCACCACTTCCCCAGTACAGTGCACCTGGAAGGGTTTACAGCACttcattttttccacattttgttgcgTTACATCCTTATTTTCAAATGGATCAAATTCataattttcctcaaaattctacaaacaatataatgacaaatgtgaaagaagtttgtttgaaatctttgcaaatttatttaaaaaagaaatgggaaaaaaaaatcacatgaacACCTGTGAtcaattcagttgattggataTGATTTGGAGAAGCACCcacctgtctatagaaggtcccacagACATAATAGTGCATGTCGGAGCACATACCTaaccatgaagtccaaggaattgtctgtagacctccaagacaggattgtatcggtGCACAGAAATAGGGAGAAGGGGACAGAAAAatctctgcagcattgaaggtcccaatgagcacagtgaccaccatcatccgtaaatgaaagaagtttggaaacaccaggactcttcctagagcagaGCCACCCGGCAAAACTGAGTGATCGGGGGAGAAGCGTCTTATTcagagaggtgaccaagaacccaatgttcactctgaaagagctccagcggTTTTCTGTGGAGAGGAAAACCTTCCAGAACAACAGGTATCTCTGCAGCACTTTACTAATCAGaactgtatggtagagtggccagacggaagccactcctcagtaaaaggcacatgacggcattcctggagtttgccaaaaggcactcGAAAGACTCTCCggccatgagaaacaaagattgaactctttggcctgaatacCAAGCATtttgtctggaggaaaccaggcaccgttCATCACCCGGCCAATACTAtctctacagtgaagcatggtggtggcagcatcatgctgtggggatgtttttcagcagcaggaactgggagactgttcaggaaagatgaatgcagcaatgtacagaggcgttcttgatgaaaacctgctccagagcgttCTGGGACGACGGTTGATCTTCCAACAGGATAATGacactaagcacacagccaaagACAACAAAGGAGTGTCTACAGaatgactctgtgaatgtccccAAGGGGCCCAGTCAGAGCTCAGACTTGAACCAgactgaacatctctggagagatctaaaaatggctgtgcactgacACTCCCATATAACGTGATGGAGGTTCTGTAAAGGAGAATGTAAGAAACTGCCCAGAAACAGATGTGCCAAGCCTggagcatcaaactcaaaaagtcTGGAGACTGTAGGTGCTTCAACAGGTGTCAaaagtgcttcaacaaagtattaagcaaaggctgtgaatacttctgtacatgtaaaatgtttttatttctgcataTATAAATTTGCGAAGATTACAAACGGTTATtttacgttgtcattatggggtgtTGACTGTAGAATTATGAGgagaataattatttatatccaCAGGTcgaaataatttttgttttttttctctgttttatgGTGCTTATGATCATCAATTTTAAATGTAGGTTGAAACCCAGTCATAAATAAACAGAATCTGTTGTATAGGAGGGTTAAAACTGGGGACCGCCAAACTCCGCTAGAGAGGTGAGGTTGTAGAAGACCGATTCATGTCACAGGTCCTACACCATGGAAAGCTttagcacagcaacaagacacaaggtagCTGTACTAAATCAGAAAGGTCTTTCCCAGACATGTTCCTCAAGCTATTTTtaagaagcacaaagaaactGGCAGTTTTGAGGACCGTAGACCTGGTGGTCTGCACCAATGAGTCAAAATCTGGAATCTGAGCAGTTGGCTGATTTTAGCAGTTCATCAGTTTCACCACATTTTGTTCAGTCATGATGTGTCATCTAAAAACATCTGCAAACAGATCTAGGGACTGATGGGAAATCTCGAATGTTTAATAGCGTTAGGAGGTGGTGTGTGCTGCGGGAATGATGTCACCTTTGACTCCGATACAGTGGTTACATTTCCAGTGATTTTCCATCATTCATTAGAGCCTCTGAAGCCTGGTGGTGAAATGAGACGGATAACAAGTAAGTGTCTAAGATGTGCGGCTTaggaaaattgtgtgtgtgtgtgtgtgtgtgtgtgtgtgtgtgagattcagggcCTGCACAGGGCCAGGAGCAGCACTAGAGCGTGAGCAACAGGACACATCAGGAGACACAGTGCCGTCCTCAGACACACCTCATGGAGGAGACACAGGAGGCGCCAGAGCTCCCGGTCAGTCTACTCTGTATTTATTCACACACTTAAACTAATCTCTCTAAGATCATGAAAACTGATTATGATACAAGAACTTTCAGACCAAAAATATCTCCATGTGTGTTGACTGAACAGGCGAAGAAAGCGAGGCATGACCCGGAAGCCAGTCAGGCAGAAGATCCAAGGTGATTGTTCCCTATATACTTATTACTTATGATCTCCAgtatctcaagtcaagtcaagaggcttttcacatactcatactggtttgttgttgttcttgtaGAAGCACGGTTGCTCACGACAACAGGCCAGGTGTGTTAGGCTCCGAGGTCTCTACTTACCCTCCATCATCTGCTGCTCACCTAGATTCTGGTCCGTCTACTTCGTCATTCTCAATACCAAGAAGCTCACGGTAACATCAACCCGGTTGTTTGTTTcgcatttttaaattatttctgATGTTTCAGTTCCTGGGAATCCACAACCCTCAAATCAACATGTATCAGGCTGTGACTCGAACCGTTCATATACTAAAGGTATTATTATTGATTCAAATGTCCACTGTAATAAATGaatctttatataaaatacggtttgtatttataattttttaaaatttgtattacAGTAGAGACATGCAAAGATCTCACAGCTGCAGACTCTGAATATACCTCACAGATCTACCAAGAAAACAGGTAAGAGCTCAGCACCGTCGCTGAGGGAGCGTTATTCCGAGTGGTAATCTCTGTTAGTAGATGaataatttacattatatttcaaCATGTGGCTTGTGGCTTCATTTGTTGCAGTATTGATCTTGAAGTAATTCATAGGCGCTGTGTTAGTAGGATTTAATTCACCAAGAGAACAGTGTTATATGGGATGGGAAggaggccacgcctcttttgGTCTGACGGATAGACATTTGTTGCTCCATTTGAGATGATTAGCAGAGTGGCCATGCAACATTTATCAACATTATTAAGTCCAGAAGctacacctccttcactggaacGGAAAGGCATAGcagacaaaataatttaacatggTGGAATGATTATAAAAGTAATCGACCAGAAGCCCCATGCATATAATCATGattaaaaattaatgtaattattctccctctctttctttttgtacaTAGCCCTGCAGTTACTGCGTACGACAGCCAGGTGGCGTTTTCTTCTCTGGGTCAGTCAGCAGCGTACAGCACCTTCAGCCAGACAGGCCAAACCTATGGCCTGCCTCCATTTGGTCTGTCCCAGCTTGAAGCTGTACTTCATACCACTTTACCACTCATGCTGCCACTGCATTCCAAGCACCATTTACCGCACATGCAGCTTCCATTTGCGTTCACATTTCCACCCCATGTCCGCTTCATCTCATTCTCTGTCTCTGCATTCTCTTTCTTGTGTACGTTTGTCCTCTTTTGCTCCGTGTCTCCACCCACACCCGCGTGGCCTTAGGTGCCATGTGGCCGGGCATTAAGAGCGAGCCCCGGCTGCAGGACGTGTCCGCTGCTGGCCAGACGCCGTTTCTCAGCTTCAGCACCGCTTATACTTCAACTCAGCCATGCCAGACGCACTATTCGTACCCCAGCCAAGGCAAGGCGGCTCcttttccttcctccctccttccttttctcactcactcactcactcactcactcttgtCCTCTTTCTGCACTTCCTACAAATGCTGAGCTTCTCATGCAACATTCTTGTAGACTGTAAGCAGTCAAATGTATTACTGGATATACAAAGGAAAGGACTAAAGATGCAtcaagaacatttaaaaaaaatattttgaccaCATAATAGTGCAAAACAGGATACTAGGTGACTGTAAGGAGATGTAATTTTGCAAGGGCTACTCAACATCTGGAACTCATCACTCTCTCCTAAAGTTTTGAGATCCAGTGGGGCCCCACTGATTAACAATAACCGCACTTTCCCTGTTTTATAAACCCCCCCAAGtgtgcatactgtatataataactatataaaaaattaacatgTTCAGTCAGTAGCATAGGCTTTaactatttacatatttttgtcaaataattttttatatataatgtatttttttatttttttattttttgttttcaaattttTAGTTTAGCCTCGTCCAAGGTGTAACATGAAGCCGTGTGTTTGAGTGAATAATGTGAACTTcagcattttctttcatttctcacaaaacattttccattttcttttcctccatggTTTCATTTGATCAcctctgatcttttttttttcttttctcaaaatgttctcattatatactttattattttttgtaattaaacacTTCAGGTTCCTGCTTTACCACGTCCGGTATGTACTCCAGCATCCCCACAGCCCCCGCTGTCACCACAGCCACCGCTACGCATCAAGTGAGCTTCAGCAGAACCcactaaaaaagaaagagaaaaaatatatatatattttactgcaTTTATCAAAACCTCTTATCAGGTTAAATGTTATTTCAAAACTTGCCACATAGATTGTGGGTGCTTACTTATTTTCCTCTCTGACTGCAGGATTTCACCAGCTATAACTCACTGGGACAGAACCAGTTCTCCCAGTATTATGTCCCCCCCAACAGTTACCTCCCACCTGCACCACCCAGCAGCGAAGAGGATGGAGACGCCGTCGCAGTGCCGCCTTACACCCCGGTAAAGAACGAGACAAGTGCCTCCACAGGACTTCCCAGCTCTACAGGTACTTTACATATGGTTTatatttctcatttgtttcagGTCTGTCAGTTTAATTACAGTAagaaatttttttgtgtgtgtctctgtgtcttctTAGCTGCGTCTCCAGCCAACGTGAACCTCCCCACAGGTGCGGCTCAGGAAGACGCCGCTCACAGAAACCCGCCCCCCAAAGCAAAAGGCAAAGGAAAGAAATCCGAAAGCGGCCAATCTGCAGACAACGACCTGGAGGTAGATGAGAATTTGACCTCTTTCAAACAATAATTGTGAAAAAATTGAGATTGCTTTTAACCTGGCTTTATCTTCTAACCCCTGTTTGTCTCAGCGAATCTTCTTGTGGGATCTGGATgaaaccatcatcatcttccacTCCCTTCTCACAGGGTCGTTTGCACAAAAGTTTGGCAAGGTACCACGCAAAGCACCAAATACGAAACAGGCTGTGGAAGATCTACATTCTGTGTACAGAACTctgaagatcttttttttttttggttggttcATTAGGATCCAGCCACGGTGCTGAATTTGGGTCTGCAGATGGAGGAGCTGATCTTTGAGCTAGCAGACACTCATCTGTTCTTCAATGATCTGGAGGTGAGCCGCCTTTTCTCCTTCGTGCCAAATCACAGCTTCTGCTAGATGTGTAGGAAATTAAGCTTGTGATCCGTGTTTAGGAGTGTGACCAAGTCCACGTTGAAGACGTGTCCTCTGATGACAACGGACAAGATTTGAGGTAATGCAGGAGTAGAGTGCAGTATTCATAGATGCATAGAATATAGTTTACCATgtataagtatttttttttatattatttgatgGATAGAAGTTTAactctttttcttctcattagCAACTATAATTTTGGAAACGATGGGTTCAGTGGAACGGCTGGAGCAGGAGGGCAAAACTCCAACCCAGCAGTGCAAGGTGGAGTGGACTGGATGCGCAAACTGGCCTTTCGGTACCGCCGCCTGAAAGAGATCTACAACGGATACAAAGGGAATGTAGGAGGTAAGCTTTAGGTTTGAGGAACGAGGGCTCTGTGTATTCTGAAATGTCTTATAGTATAATCCAGATGTTATGGTTAAAGATGCTGTTGATGATCTGATGCTCATAATGGAGGATTAAAACGTTGGTGAATTGTTGGCAAAAACCttaaatttaaatagaaatataccAGGTGGTTTCAAGACTacctctgtttacaagaaaagtACTTTCTTTCTCTACGGTTactcaccatcaccatcatttcTTTAGGCACACTGATTTctgaaggttggtgctcccagtgactgtgcgtgcagccccGTGCTGCCATCTAtaggcgtgttacaaaactaatctCGAAACTttctgatgaaaaaaaaacctttggaaTTAATAAAGCTGTTCTCTCTGTAGCTCTGCTGAGTCCCCTGAAGAGGGAGCTGCTGCTGCGAGTGCGCAGTGACATCGAGACCGTGACAGACAGCTGGCTCAGCACCGCCGTCAAATCCCTCCTGCTGATCCAGTCCAGGTCAAGATCGAGACATTAGACATTTCTCACTGCTTACAAACGTCACACTTAAGTCGTGTAATGACTCCTAGGACAGGCTTATTCATGGTTTGTGATGGTGTGTTTGATCACAGGGGCAGATGTATGAATATTCTTGTCACCACCACTCAGCTGGTTCCTGCTCTAGCTAAAGTGCTTCTGTACGGCCTCGGGGATGTTTTTCCCATCGATAACATCTACAGCGCCACCAAGATCGGTAACAATCAACTTTCTCACTCTTTAAAgagctgtgttttttgttttttattgcttGCTTTTTATGGAGTGGTTAACGTTTGCTAGGAAAGGAAAGCTGCTTTGAGCGCATCGTGTCACGTTTTGGAAAGAAGGTGACCTACGTGGTTATAGGAGACGGCCGGGAGGAGGAGTTTGCAGCCAAACAGGTAAAGATAAGGATTTT contains:
- the eya3 gene encoding eyes absent homolog 3 isoform X1 encodes the protein MEETQEAPELPAKKARHDPEASQAEDPRSTVAHDNRPGVLGSEVSTYPPSSAAHLDSVPGNPQPSNQHVSGCDSNRSYTKVETCKDLTAADSEYTSQIYQENSPAVTAYDSQVAFSSLGQSAAYSTFSQTGQTYGLPPFGAMWPGIKSEPRLQDVSAAGQTPFLSFSTAYTSTQPCQTHYSYPSQGSCFTTSGMYSSIPTAPAVTTATATHQDFTSYNSLGQNQFSQYYVPPNSYLPPAPPSSEEDGDAVAVPPYTPVKNETSASTGLPSSTAASPANVNLPTGAAQEDAAHRNPPPKAKGKGKKSESGQSADNDLERIFLWDLDETIIIFHSLLTGSFAQKFGKDPATVLNLGLQMEELIFELADTHLFFNDLEECDQVHVEDVSSDDNGQDLSNYNFGNDGFSGTAGAGGQNSNPAVQGGVDWMRKLAFRYRRLKEIYNGYKGNVGALLSPLKRELLLRVRSDIETVTDSWLSTAVKSLLLIQSRGRCMNILVTTTQLVPALAKVLLYGLGDVFPIDNIYSATKIGKESCFERIVSRFGKKVTYVVIGDGREEEFAAKQHNMPFWRISSHGDLVSLHQALELDFL
- the eya3 gene encoding eyes absent homolog 3 isoform X4: MEETQEAPELPAKKARHDPEASQAEDPRSTVAHDNRPGVLGSEVSTYPPSSAAHLDSVPGNPQPSNQHVSGCDSNRSYTKVETCKDLTAADSEYTSQIYQENSPAVTAYDSQVAFSSLGQSAAYSTFSQTGQTYGLPPFGSCFTTSGMYSSIPTAPAVTTATATHQDFTSYNSLGQNQFSQYYVPPNSYLPPAPPSSEEDGDAVAVPPYTPVKNETSASTGLPSSTAASPANVNLPTGAAQEDAAHRNPPPKAKGKGKKSESGQSADNDLERIFLWDLDETIIIFHSLLTGSFAQKFGKDPATVLNLGLQMEELIFELADTHLFFNDLEECDQVHVEDVSSDDNGQDLSNYNFGNDGFSGTAGAGGQNSNPAVQGGVDWMRKLAFRYRRLKEIYNGYKGNVGALLSPLKRELLLRVRSDIETVTDSWLSTAVKSLLLIQSRGRCMNILVTTTQLVPALAKVLLYGLGDVFPIDNIYSATKIGKESCFERIVSRFGKKVTYVVIGDGREEEFAAKQHNMPFWRISSHGDLVSLHQALELDFL
- the eya3 gene encoding eyes absent homolog 3 isoform X3, giving the protein MEETQEAPELPAKKARHDPEASQAEDPRSTVAHDNRPGVLGSEVSTYPPSSAAHLDSVPGNPQPSNQHVSGCDSNRSYTKVETCKDLTAADSEYTSQIYQENSPAVTAYDSQVAFSSLGAMWPGIKSEPRLQDVSAAGQTPFLSFSTAYTSTQPCQTHYSYPSQGSCFTTSGMYSSIPTAPAVTTATATHQDFTSYNSLGQNQFSQYYVPPNSYLPPAPPSSEEDGDAVAVPPYTPVKNETSASTGLPSSTAASPANVNLPTGAAQEDAAHRNPPPKAKGKGKKSESGQSADNDLERIFLWDLDETIIIFHSLLTGSFAQKFGKDPATVLNLGLQMEELIFELADTHLFFNDLEECDQVHVEDVSSDDNGQDLSNYNFGNDGFSGTAGAGGQNSNPAVQGGVDWMRKLAFRYRRLKEIYNGYKGNVGALLSPLKRELLLRVRSDIETVTDSWLSTAVKSLLLIQSRGRCMNILVTTTQLVPALAKVLLYGLGDVFPIDNIYSATKIGKESCFERIVSRFGKKVTYVVIGDGREEEFAAKQHNMPFWRISSHGDLVSLHQALELDFL
- the eya3 gene encoding eyes absent homolog 3 isoform X5, whose protein sequence is MEETQEAPELPAKKARHDPEASQAEDPRSTVAHDNRPGVLGSEVSTYPPSSAAHLDSVPGNPQPSNQHVSGCDSNRSYTKVETCKDLTAADSEYTSQIYQENSPAVTAYDSQVAFSSLGSCFTTSGMYSSIPTAPAVTTATATHQDFTSYNSLGQNQFSQYYVPPNSYLPPAPPSSEEDGDAVAVPPYTPVKNETSASTGLPSSTAASPANVNLPTGAAQEDAAHRNPPPKAKGKGKKSESGQSADNDLERIFLWDLDETIIIFHSLLTGSFAQKFGKDPATVLNLGLQMEELIFELADTHLFFNDLEECDQVHVEDVSSDDNGQDLSNYNFGNDGFSGTAGAGGQNSNPAVQGGVDWMRKLAFRYRRLKEIYNGYKGNVGALLSPLKRELLLRVRSDIETVTDSWLSTAVKSLLLIQSRGRCMNILVTTTQLVPALAKVLLYGLGDVFPIDNIYSATKIGKESCFERIVSRFGKKVTYVVIGDGREEEFAAKQHNMPFWRISSHGDLVSLHQALELDFL